A window of the Streptomyces griseochromogenes genome harbors these coding sequences:
- a CDS encoding oxidoreductase, whose translation MGWTARNIPDQSGRLAVVTGANSGLGYVTARELARKGARVVLACRSEARGRDAGDRITAEVPGAEVEVTRLDLGDLGSVRDFADRLPYDRLDLLVNNAGVMAPPYGTTADGFETQFGVNHLGHFALTGLLLPALLATPGARVVTVSSFLHVLANVDLNDLNGERRYRRWIAYARSKTANLLFTHELARRLAAHGADVVAAAAHPGYAATNLQTAGPRAEGRRGAERLMELGNRVLAQSAEAGALPTLYAATAPGVRPDSFHGPSFAMWRGAPAPSWRAPWTLDDRAANRLWDASVRLTGVDHTDLKV comes from the coding sequence ATGGGCTGGACAGCGCGGAACATCCCCGACCAGAGCGGCCGCCTCGCCGTCGTCACCGGTGCCAACAGCGGGCTCGGGTACGTCACCGCGCGGGAGCTCGCCCGTAAGGGGGCCCGGGTGGTGCTCGCCTGCCGGAGCGAGGCGCGCGGGCGGGATGCGGGGGACCGGATCACGGCGGAGGTGCCGGGGGCCGAGGTGGAGGTCACACGGCTGGATCTCGGGGACCTGGGGTCCGTGCGCGACTTCGCGGACCGGTTGCCGTACGACCGGCTCGACCTGCTCGTCAACAACGCGGGCGTGATGGCGCCGCCGTACGGGACGACGGCGGACGGGTTCGAGACGCAGTTCGGGGTCAACCACCTCGGCCACTTCGCCCTCACCGGGCTGCTGCTGCCCGCCCTGCTGGCCACCCCGGGCGCCCGCGTCGTGACCGTCTCCAGCTTTCTGCACGTCCTCGCCAACGTCGACCTGAACGACCTCAACGGCGAGCGGCGCTACCGGCGTTGGATCGCCTACGCCCGGTCCAAGACCGCCAATCTCCTCTTCACCCATGAGCTGGCCCGCAGGCTCGCCGCCCACGGCGCCGATGTCGTCGCGGCCGCCGCGCACCCGGGGTACGCCGCCACCAACCTCCAGACCGCCGGGCCGCGCGCAGAGGGGCGGCGGGGTGCCGAGCGGCTGATGGAGCTGGGCAACCGGGTCCTCGCCCAGTCCGCGGAGGCGGGCGCCCTGCCCACGCTGTACGCGGCGACCGCGCCCGGGGTACGGCCGGACTCCTTCCACGGGCCGTCCTTCGCGATGTGGCGGGGTGCGCCCGCGCCGTCCTGGCGGGCGCCGTGGACGCTCGACGACCGGGCGGCGAACCGGCTCTGGGACGCCTCCGTGCGGCTGACCGGCGTGGACCACACGGATCTCAAGGTGTGA
- a CDS encoding DJ-1/PfpI family protein, which yields MQVAVVTFDGFNELDSFVASALINRCRKDGLEAFITTPTPVVTSMNGVEVSGQRPMEFVTEADVVLIGSGVKTRDVVADDRLISRLPLDPSRQLIGAQCSGALVLARLGLLESMPACTDMKSRPFVEACGVTVLDAPFHAEGDIATAGGCLASQYLATWVITRTLGEDAARDVLGYVAPVGESQETVERALRAVHTGEAALR from the coding sequence GTGCAGGTAGCCGTGGTCACCTTTGACGGATTCAACGAGCTCGACAGCTTCGTCGCGTCCGCGCTGATCAACCGGTGCCGGAAGGACGGCCTGGAGGCCTTCATCACGACGCCGACGCCGGTGGTCACGTCGATGAACGGCGTCGAGGTGTCCGGGCAGCGCCCGATGGAGTTCGTGACCGAAGCCGACGTCGTGCTGATCGGCAGCGGGGTGAAGACGCGCGACGTGGTCGCCGACGACCGGCTGATCTCCCGGCTGCCGCTCGACCCTTCGCGACAGCTGATCGGCGCGCAGTGTTCGGGCGCGCTGGTGCTCGCTCGGCTCGGGCTGCTGGAGTCCATGCCCGCCTGCACGGACATGAAGAGCCGGCCCTTTGTCGAGGCCTGCGGCGTCACCGTGCTGGACGCGCCGTTCCACGCCGAGGGGGACATCGCCACGGCGGGCGGCTGCCTGGCCTCCCAGTACCTCGCCACGTGGGTGATCACCCGCACGCTCGGCGAGGACGCCGCGCGTGACGTCCTCGGTTACGTGGCTCCGGTCGGCGAGAGCCAGGAGACGGTCGAGCGCGCCCTGCGTGCCGTCCACACGGGCGAGGCCGCACTGCGCTGA